One Egicoccus halophilus genomic region harbors:
- a CDS encoding gas vesicle protein: MGRERPASQGRQSATFRGECVVVNAAVQPHRDREGSLVHVIETLLDKGLVLNADIMVSVAGVELLGVKIRAALASFDTAARYGLEFPSGTNTSTLAWQETLIAKEACPDCGKRVPTEELLRESCPWCGWQSARALAQGQASTPELDEGGDRDAERTTSDDRGAPRESAAGAEQDG, from the coding sequence ATGGGTCGCGAACGTCCGGCGTCGCAGGGGCGCCAGTCCGCCACCTTCCGGGGAGAGTGCGTCGTGGTCAACGCCGCCGTCCAACCGCACCGAGACCGTGAGGGGAGCCTGGTCCACGTCATCGAGACGTTGCTCGACAAGGGCCTGGTCCTCAACGCCGACATCATGGTGTCGGTGGCCGGCGTCGAGTTGCTGGGGGTGAAGATCCGTGCGGCCCTCGCCTCGTTCGACACGGCCGCCCGCTACGGGCTCGAGTTCCCCTCCGGGACCAACACCTCGACGCTGGCCTGGCAGGAGACGCTCATCGCCAAGGAAGCGTGCCCCGACTGCGGCAAGCGGGTCCCCACCGAGGAGCTGCTGCGCGAGTCGTGCCCGTGGTGTGGCTGGCAGAGCGCCCGCGCCCTGGCCCAGGGACAGGCGTCGACGCCCGAACTCGACGAGGGCGGGGACCGCGACGCCGAGCGTACGACGTCGGACGACCGTGGCGCACCGCGCGAATCGGCCGCAGGCGCCGAGCAGGATGGATGA
- the gvpK gene encoding gas vesicle protein GvpK, with protein sequence MALTVDEQSLKHGVLSLVVTLVEIIEEALESQALRRIEHGDLTEEEQERLGNALLELEEALEELKADHGITTSVADLRRGLDDVVDEVIDKLINPQRWAEESELHS encoded by the coding sequence ATGGCGCTCACAGTCGATGAACAGAGCCTCAAGCACGGGGTGCTCTCGCTGGTGGTCACGCTGGTCGAGATCATCGAGGAGGCGCTCGAGTCGCAGGCGCTGCGGCGCATCGAGCACGGCGACCTGACCGAGGAGGAGCAGGAACGCCTCGGCAACGCCCTGTTGGAGCTCGAGGAGGCCCTCGAGGAGCTCAAGGCGGATCACGGCATCACCACCTCGGTGGCCGACCTGCGTCGGGGCCTCGACGACGTCGTGGACGAGGTCATCGACAAGCTGATCAATCCGCAGCGTTGGGCCGAGGAGAGCGAGCTGCATTCGTGA
- a CDS encoding GvpL/GvpF family gas vesicle protein, which produces MSADLYVYAIVPGPLPDVDDVPGRGIDGVEVVAVEGPHGLVALVAENDTGPYQGADDDVRRWIVEHSEVIERAWDAIGTALPVTFNVLVRGDQQPAVERLLAWLDEQGPELRSRLEELRDRVELRLELSLERATVAADAPEVVRLQQEMEGKSAGVRRLLDKRLDRLRRQVADEIADAWYPEVRRRIVALVEDLDEARRTTARDGEVAVLAASLLTPRDGVDVLGRELARLQEEQPAAQVRFLGPWPPYSFVDLAGPGADDAPDEAQAPETRRDSPSV; this is translated from the coding sequence GTGAGCGCAGACCTGTACGTCTACGCGATCGTGCCCGGTCCGCTGCCCGACGTCGACGACGTCCCCGGCCGCGGGATCGACGGGGTCGAGGTGGTCGCCGTCGAGGGCCCGCACGGGTTGGTCGCGCTGGTCGCCGAGAACGACACCGGTCCCTACCAGGGGGCCGACGACGACGTGCGGCGCTGGATCGTCGAGCACAGCGAAGTGATCGAACGGGCCTGGGACGCGATCGGCACGGCCCTGCCGGTCACCTTCAACGTGCTCGTCCGTGGCGACCAGCAACCCGCCGTCGAGCGGCTGCTGGCGTGGCTCGACGAGCAGGGTCCGGAGCTGCGCAGCCGGCTCGAGGAGTTGCGCGACCGGGTCGAGCTGCGCCTGGAGCTCAGTCTCGAGCGGGCCACGGTCGCCGCGGACGCGCCGGAGGTCGTGCGTCTGCAGCAGGAGATGGAAGGCAAGTCGGCCGGCGTGCGGCGACTGCTCGACAAGCGGCTCGACCGACTCCGGCGCCAGGTCGCCGACGAGATCGCCGACGCCTGGTACCCGGAGGTCCGACGGCGGATCGTCGCCCTGGTCGAGGACCTCGACGAGGCCCGGCGTACGACCGCACGTGACGGCGAGGTGGCGGTGCTCGCGGCCTCGCTGCTCACGCCGCGGGACGGCGTGGACGTGCTCGGACGGGAGCTGGCCCGCCTGCAGGAGGAACAGCCTGCGGCGCAGGTCCGCTTCCTGGGGCCGTGGCCGCCGTACTCGTTCGTGGATCTCGCGGGGCCCGGAGCCGACGACGCCCCCGACGAGGCCCAGGCGCCGGAGACACGCCGCGACTCACCGTCGGTGTAG
- the gvpJ gene encoding gas vesicle protein GvpJ — MDEPAALEPTRDVRATLPELIEVLLNRGVYLDLDLIIAVADIPLIGVNLRATLAGMQTMLDHGMLRDWDAATREWVRRSSIQDVPFEDGEQLAVHMTGSYLQRDFAEIWRPGNLYLTDRRLFAFRREPRELLWQAPLEAIRDVRLQMQRTVGGEPRPRLRLELADDDHALLTAADPLRLYTGLRVALERHGVALPEQPIEIAEQDERPLLEGHVWYQEPRVGAPLWRGGTGRISRDAVLSWISPHDARAAVVVRREQIRGVELVSDRTPTGSGRVLVVHTDGGSIRLAPSDPPRWQQAVRALAAQDVPAVDAGEGDGAHSR; from the coding sequence ATGGATGAGCCCGCTGCCCTCGAGCCGACCCGCGACGTCCGGGCCACGCTGCCCGAGCTGATCGAGGTCCTGCTCAACCGCGGTGTCTACCTCGACCTCGACCTGATCATCGCGGTCGCCGACATCCCCCTCATCGGCGTCAACCTGCGCGCCACGCTGGCCGGTATGCAGACCATGCTCGACCACGGGATGCTGCGCGACTGGGACGCCGCCACCCGCGAGTGGGTGCGCCGCTCGAGCATCCAGGACGTGCCGTTCGAGGACGGCGAGCAGCTGGCCGTGCACATGACCGGCTCCTACCTGCAGCGCGACTTCGCCGAGATCTGGCGACCCGGCAACCTCTACCTGACCGACCGGCGCCTGTTCGCCTTCCGGCGCGAACCCCGCGAGCTGCTGTGGCAGGCACCGCTCGAGGCGATCCGGGACGTGCGGCTGCAGATGCAGCGCACGGTCGGCGGAGAGCCGCGCCCCCGACTCCGGCTCGAGCTCGCCGACGACGACCATGCGCTGCTCACGGCCGCCGATCCGTTGCGGCTGTACACCGGGCTGCGGGTCGCCCTCGAGCGTCATGGCGTGGCGCTGCCCGAACAACCCATCGAGATCGCCGAGCAGGACGAACGTCCGCTGCTCGAGGGGCACGTCTGGTACCAGGAACCGCGCGTAGGGGCGCCACTGTGGCGCGGCGGGACCGGGCGGATCAGTCGTGACGCCGTGCTCAGTTGGATCTCGCCGCACGACGCCCGCGCCGCCGTCGTGGTGCGTCGGGAGCAGATCCGCGGGGTCGAGCTGGTGAGCGACCGGACCCCGACCGGGTCCGGACGGGTGCTCGTCGTCCACACCGACGGCGGCAGCATCCGGCTGGCACCCTCGGACCCACCCCGCTGGCAACAGGCGGTGCGTGCCCTGGCGGCACAGGACGTCCCGGCGGTCGACGCAGGAGAAGGCGATGGCGCTCACAGTCGATGA